A window of Prolixibacter sp. SD074 contains these coding sequences:
- a CDS encoding phosphatidate cytidylyltransferase, giving the protein MNDLKVRTLWGTMFVAVLIGATWISPYTFSLLFVFISSFTLKEFYDLLAKSGAVPHQKLGIFAGIVLFLVSFFVARGALSEAWLLTLIPLMLSLFIAELYRNKSMEMPFRNIAYTAIGVIYISVPFALLNFFVFPRGMGYTYEPKILLSLLFFIWANDSGAYLIGSQFGKHRLFERISPKKSWEGFFGGLAAAIIVAAMLAQFWEQYSFFPLAIIAAITVVAGTFGDLIESMFKRSLGVKDSGSFMPGHGGLLDRFDSILTAIPMVYFILVFLR; this is encoded by the coding sequence TTGAACGATCTTAAAGTCCGTACTCTTTGGGGAACTATGTTTGTAGCTGTGCTTATCGGGGCAACCTGGATAAGCCCCTATACCTTTTCCCTGTTATTTGTTTTCATTAGTAGTTTTACATTGAAAGAATTTTACGATTTGTTGGCCAAATCCGGTGCGGTCCCTCATCAGAAACTTGGAATATTTGCCGGCATTGTTCTTTTTTTGGTATCCTTTTTTGTCGCGCGGGGAGCCTTGTCGGAAGCATGGCTTTTAACGTTGATCCCTCTAATGCTTTCCCTGTTTATTGCCGAACTTTATCGCAATAAATCCATGGAAATGCCTTTCCGGAATATTGCCTATACGGCCATTGGGGTGATATACATTTCGGTTCCATTTGCCCTACTCAACTTCTTTGTATTTCCCAGAGGAATGGGTTACACCTATGAGCCTAAAATATTGCTCAGCCTTCTGTTTTTCATTTGGGCCAACGATTCAGGCGCCTACCTGATTGGTTCGCAATTTGGGAAACACCGGCTGTTCGAACGTATTTCTCCCAAAAAATCGTGGGAAGGTTTCTTCGGCGGACTGGCAGCCGCCATTATTGTGGCAGCTATGCTGGCTCAGTTCTGGGAACAGTATAGTTTCTTCCCGCTGGCCATTATTGCAGCTATTACCGTGGTGGCCGGTACCTTCGGCGACCTCATTGAATCCATGTTTAAAAGAAGCTTAGGGGTAAAAGATTCGGGAAGTTTTATGCCGGGACACGGTGGCCTGCTCGACCGTTTTGATAGCATTCTAACAGCTATTCCTATGGTATATTTTATTCTTGTATTTCTTCGCTGA
- a CDS encoding DUF2007 domain-containing protein — translation MEKGWKQIFMTGQDFKAQMAKDLLEESGIEALIMNHKDSTFTTFGDIEVYVREEDEEQALDIVKNLKSGEN, via the coding sequence ATGGAAAAAGGATGGAAACAAATTTTCATGACCGGACAGGACTTTAAGGCTCAGATGGCCAAAGACCTGCTCGAAGAAAGCGGAATTGAAGCGCTTATCATGAATCATAAAGATTCAACTTTTACTACTTTTGGCGACATCGAAGTTTATGTCCGCGAAGAAGATGAAGAGCAAGCGCTGGACATCGTTAAAAATCTGAAAAGCGGGGAAAATTGA
- a CDS encoding lactate utilization protein — translation MKKPGARGQILERIKNSAPGQKNDQNEITGKAQEKPSPVFPVSELPLTEQFQQELEKIQGTFHSVKNREELLNTLNKLHDHYRWPFVFCRDNELTEILKDAGLEVTSDMQRFPETEATLTGCECLIAETGGVLVHSGSASGRKLHFFPAVHMVMASPNQLVRTLEEALIKMEEQYGENLPSQITHIAGPSRTADIEKTLVMGAHGPKAVHVLLTEHK, via the coding sequence ATGAAAAAGCCCGGTGCCAGGGGACAAATACTTGAAAGGATAAAAAATTCTGCCCCCGGGCAGAAAAACGACCAAAATGAAATAACCGGAAAGGCGCAGGAAAAGCCCTCTCCGGTTTTTCCTGTTTCTGAACTGCCATTAACCGAACAGTTTCAACAGGAACTGGAGAAAATACAAGGCACATTTCATTCGGTTAAAAATCGGGAAGAGCTGCTTAATACGTTGAACAAACTCCATGACCACTATAGATGGCCATTCGTATTTTGTCGCGATAATGAACTGACAGAAATTTTGAAAGATGCCGGTTTAGAGGTAACTTCAGACATGCAGCGTTTCCCGGAAACCGAAGCAACACTTACCGGCTGTGAATGCCTGATTGCTGAAACCGGAGGAGTATTAGTACATTCGGGTAGCGCCAGCGGACGAAAGCTACATTTCTTTCCCGCCGTGCACATGGTTATGGCCAGCCCTAATCAACTTGTCAGAACACTGGAAGAGGCACTTATCAAAATGGAAGAGCAATACGGTGAAAACCTTCCGTCGCAGATAACGCATATTGCAGGCCCCAGCCGAACAGCCGATATTGAGAAAACATTGGTAATGGGCGCACATGGTCCCAAAGCGGTGCATGTTTTGCTAACGGAACATAAATAA
- the ftsH gene encoding ATP-dependent zinc metalloprotease FtsH, with protein sequence MADNNIKKNNGSGTPNNNKKPQGGGGKGRFNPKFNPIYVYGIIILIFIALQYFRSGGSPVETNWREVKNTMLKNGDIKKIVVVNRERAEIFLKDSAYEKYKSKFDQGFGTPSQAGPQFYFIIGSVDTFEQNLKQVQADLPEKDQVILTYETRRDIFMEVMSWILPILLLIGIWWWIFRRMSRGAGGGAGSNIFNVGKSQAKVFDKDSHVSTTFKDVAGLAEAKQEIEEIVEFLRNPGRYTKLGGKIPKGALLVGPPGTGKTLLARAVAGEANVPFFSMSGSDFVEMFVGVGASRVRDLFKQAKEKAPCIVFIDEIDAIGRARGRNPNMGSNDERENTLNQLLTEMDGFDTNSGVIILAATNRADVLDRALMRAGRFDRQIHVELPDINERKEIFQVHLKPLRKGEDVDVAFLAKQTPGFSGADIANVCNEAALIAARRLKETVQKQDFLDAVDRIIGGLEKKNKIISPNEKATIAYHEAGHATVSWLLEHAHPLVKVTIVPRGKALGAAWYLPEERQITTREQMLDEVCATLGGRAAEENVFGTISSGAQNDLEKVYKTTYAMVCYFGMSDAVGNVSFYDSTGQSDYSFSKPYSEHTAELIDHEIKDLIDVQYQRARKILADNAEGHKQLAEKLLEREVIFSEDLEAIFGPRPWDDQKGPEKKMEVPMADNSENKPLTSPPTTAPKDSPKDNKETA encoded by the coding sequence ATGGCTGATAATAACATCAAAAAGAATAACGGATCGGGCACGCCGAATAACAATAAAAAGCCGCAAGGTGGCGGTGGAAAAGGTCGCTTTAACCCTAAGTTTAATCCCATTTATGTTTACGGGATTATTATCCTGATCTTCATTGCGCTTCAGTATTTTCGTTCGGGTGGTTCTCCTGTCGAAACCAATTGGCGAGAAGTGAAAAACACCATGCTGAAGAATGGTGACATTAAGAAAATAGTGGTCGTTAACCGCGAGAGGGCTGAAATATTCCTGAAAGATAGCGCTTATGAAAAATACAAATCGAAATTCGACCAGGGTTTCGGCACTCCCAGTCAGGCAGGGCCTCAGTTTTACTTTATCATCGGTTCAGTCGACACATTCGAGCAAAACCTGAAACAAGTTCAAGCAGATCTTCCCGAAAAGGATCAGGTAATTCTGACCTACGAAACACGACGGGACATTTTCATGGAAGTGATGAGCTGGATACTGCCCATTTTGTTGCTGATCGGTATCTGGTGGTGGATTTTCCGCCGAATGAGCCGTGGTGCCGGAGGCGGCGCGGGTTCGAATATCTTCAATGTCGGGAAATCGCAGGCAAAAGTTTTTGACAAAGATTCTCATGTCAGCACAACTTTCAAAGATGTTGCCGGACTCGCCGAAGCGAAACAGGAAATCGAGGAAATTGTGGAATTCCTGAGGAACCCCGGCCGATACACCAAGCTGGGAGGAAAAATCCCGAAAGGGGCGTTACTGGTTGGACCTCCCGGGACCGGGAAAACCTTGCTGGCCCGTGCCGTAGCCGGTGAAGCCAATGTTCCCTTCTTCTCCATGTCAGGTTCCGACTTTGTCGAAATGTTCGTGGGGGTTGGTGCGTCGCGTGTACGTGACCTGTTTAAACAAGCTAAAGAGAAGGCTCCGTGTATCGTCTTCATCGATGAGATTGACGCCATTGGACGTGCACGTGGACGAAATCCCAATATGGGCTCCAACGACGAGCGAGAGAATACGCTGAACCAGTTGCTGACCGAAATGGATGGGTTCGATACCAACTCCGGAGTCATTATTCTGGCAGCCACCAACCGGGCCGATGTCCTCGACCGTGCCCTGATGCGTGCCGGACGTTTCGACCGCCAGATTCATGTAGAACTACCAGACATCAACGAACGAAAAGAGATCTTCCAGGTACACCTGAAACCTTTGCGGAAAGGAGAAGATGTGGATGTTGCTTTCCTTGCTAAACAAACGCCCGGATTCTCAGGAGCCGATATAGCCAATGTTTGTAACGAAGCTGCATTGATTGCTGCCCGTCGGTTGAAGGAAACAGTACAAAAACAGGACTTCCTCGATGCGGTTGACCGAATCATTGGTGGACTCGAGAAGAAAAATAAAATTATATCGCCGAATGAGAAAGCAACTATTGCTTACCACGAAGCGGGACACGCTACCGTTAGTTGGCTGCTGGAGCACGCGCATCCGCTGGTGAAAGTAACCATTGTCCCCCGTGGAAAAGCCTTAGGTGCAGCCTGGTATCTTCCTGAAGAAAGACAGATTACTACGCGTGAACAGATGCTGGATGAAGTTTGCGCGACACTCGGAGGCCGGGCCGCGGAAGAAAACGTATTTGGTACCATCTCTTCCGGTGCACAAAATGACCTGGAGAAAGTATACAAAACAACGTACGCTATGGTTTGCTATTTCGGAATGAGCGATGCGGTAGGAAATGTAAGTTTCTACGATTCCACCGGGCAGTCGGATTACAGTTTCAGCAAACCGTATAGTGAACATACGGCTGAATTGATTGATCACGAGATTAAAGATCTGATTGATGTTCAGTATCAGCGGGCTCGGAAGATCCTGGCCGACAACGCTGAAGGACATAAGCAACTGGCTGAAAAATTACTGGAACGTGAGGTTATCTTCTCGGAAGATTTGGAAGCGATTTTTGGCCCCCGCCCTTGGGATGATCAGAAAGGTCCTGAAAAAAAGATGGAAGTTCCAATGGCAGATAACAGTGAAAACAAACCACTGACTTCGCCTCCAACTACCGCTCCGAAAGATTCGCCAAAGGATAACAAAGAAACTGCCTGA